CTGGCAAAAATTTGCGAGGAAGTCGGCTTACCAGCGGGCGTATTAAATGTGGTTTTTGGCACAGGACCAACTGTTGGAACGGCGATGATTGAGCATCCAGATATTCGCGTCATTTCGTTTACTGGCTCTACAGAAACGGGCAGTAAAGTTGCGGAACTCGGTGGCAAGCATTTAAAGAAGATATCACTTGAAATGGGTGGGAAAAATGCAGTCATTGTCATGGATGATGCCGATTTAGATTTAGCGCTTGAGGGGATTTTATGGAGTGCATTTGGAACAGCGGGTCAGCGCTGTACGGCATGTAGCCGCGTTATTGTGCATAAAGATGTGAAAGCGGAACTTGAATCGCGTTTAGTAGAAGCGGCGAAAAGTTTAACGATTGGTGACGGCTTAGACCCAGCAACAAAGGTAGGGCCAGTCATTAATAAGGCTGCACTTGAAAAGATCAACCATTATGTGCAAATCGGCAAGCAGCAAGGGGCTACGCTACTTACAGGCGGTGATATTTTAGCGGAAGGTGCACTTGCGAATGGCTATTATTTCGCACCAACGATTTTTACGAATGTTGAAGCTGATAGTATTTTGGCGCAAGAAGAAATTTTCGGCCCGGTCATTAGCATTATTGAAGTGGATAGCTTAGAACAGGCGATTGACGTTAATAACGGCGTGAAATTTGGCTTATCAAGCTCGATTTTCTCGCAAGATGTGAATACGATTTTCAAAGCACAGCAATTACTTGATACAGGGATTGTCTATGTGAACGCGGGGACAACGGGTGCTGAAATTCACTTGCCGTTTGGTGGCACGAAAGGTACGGGCAATGGTCACCGTGATTCAGGTCAGGCGGCGCTTGATGTGTATACAGAATGGAAAAGTATTTACGTAGATTACAGTGGGAAATTGCAACGCGCGCAAATCGATAATGCATAATCGCGCGTCAAGCGTCTCATTTATTAAGTTTTTAAAAGAAAGTATAAAATTTCACTGTTATAAAGGTGTCTAGGCTAAAGCGCCAGCTGCTCGAGGCACTTCAGAATGCTCTACACGTGGCAAGCACGTTAGGAGCCTTCTTCCAGTGCTTTTCGCAGCTTAAAGGGCGCTTTAACGCTTTTCTTACTTACTATACAAACAAAGGGGTTGTTTTATATGAAAGTAGTAGTATTAGGTGCAGGTTTAATGGGGAAAGAGGTTGCCCGCGATTTAGTGATGAGTGAGAAAGTGGAACACGTATTTTTAGCGGATATATCGATTGAAAAGACGCAGGAATTTGTGGATACACTGGGCTCACGTAAAATTGAAGTTGTGCAAATGGATGCGGAGAATGATACGGATTTACGTGAAGTGATTGCGCGCGGGGACGTTGTGGTGAATGCACTGTTTTATGCATTCAATGAAAAAGTGGCTCGCGCGGCAATCGAAGTTGGGGTGCATGCGGTTGATTTAGGCGGTCATATTGGTGGGATAACAGAAGCGGTGTTCCAGCTACATGATCTAGCGCAAGCAAATGGTGTGACGATTGTTCCAGATTTAGGGGTAGCGCCAGGAATGATCAATATTTTAGCGGGCTACGGGGCAACGAAATTAGATACAGTGGAATCGATTAAACTGTATGTCGGTGGGATTCCAACAGAACCAACGCCACCGCTCCATTACACGCGTGTATTTTCGCTAGATGGTATGTTTGATCATTATACAGAGCCGTCAAAAATGATTCAAAAAGGCGTCTTGTCTGAAGTGGAATCCTTAACAGGCATTGAGCCGATTTACTTTGAGGAATTTGGCGTATTAGAGGCATTTTATACATCAGGCGGAATTTCGACGTTGTACAAAACTTTCCCAAATGTGAAAACACTTGAATATAAAACGATTCGTTATAAAGGGCATGCAGAGAAATTTCAGCTACTTGCTGAGTTAGGCTTTTTAGATAAAACAAACACGGTTGAAGTGGGTGGCCATGAAGTAAATGTGCGTGAAGTCACACGTGAGGCGTTAAAGAAAAAGCTGGATTTAGGGAAGAAAGTCGATGCGGTGCTACTGCGCTCCATTATTGCGGGGGAAAAATCAGAAGAGCAAATTACGTACGAATACGAAATGGTTGTGCGTAAGGATGTAGAAAAAGACGTAACCGCGATGGCACGTGCAACGGCGAATACCATTTCGGTTGTCGCGCAAATGATTGGTAATGGTCTCATTACAGAGCGTGGTGTATTTGCACCAGAAGCGGTTGTACCGGGGAGCGAATTTATTCAGGAAATGGCAAAGCGCGGTGTCGACATTAAAGAAACGTTACACCGTTCATCGATTATCGTGAAGTGGTAGGTGTGGTCGTATGAACTTCGAATTTACAGAAGAACAAGTACTTTTACGCAAAACGGTGCGCCAATTTGTGGATGCAGAAATCATCCCTCATATTGCACAGTGGGACGCGACAGGTGGCTTTGATCAAGGGATTTGGCAGCGCTTAGCCGAGCTTGGCTTGATGGGTGTTTGTGTACCAGAAAATTACGGTGGCGCGGGCATGGACTATAATTCACTTGCGATTGTCTGTGAGGAGCTAGAGCGCGGCGATACCGCATTTCGTACGGCGGTGTCTGTGCATATTGGCTTAAATAGTATGACGCTTATGCAGTGGGGTAGTGAGGCGCAAAAGCAGAAGTATTTAACACCGCAAGCAAAGGGTGAAAAAATCGGTGCGTTTGGTTTAACAGAGCCAGGCGCGGGATCTGACGTCGCGGCGATGAGCTCGTATGCAACGCGTGACGGAGACTACTATATTTTGAATGGCCAAAAAACATGGATTTCCTTATGTGATGTGGCGGATCATTTTATCGTGTTTGCTTATACCGATAAAGAAAAGCTGCATCACGGCATTTCTGCCTTTATCGTCGAGCGTGAGTGGGCTGGCTTTAGCTCGAAGGCGATTAAAGGGAAGTACGGCATTCGCGCGGGCAATACGGGCGAGCTGTTTTTTGAAGATGTAAAAATTCCAGCCGAAAACCTGCTTGGTGAAGAAGGGGAAGGCTTTAAAATTGCGATGTCTGCACTCGATAATGGGCGCTTTACCGTTGCAGCGGGTGCAGTTGGTTTAATGCAGGCTTGTATTGAATCAAGTGTGAAGTACTGTCACGAGCGCGCAACATTTGGCAAGCCGATTGGGGAGCATCAGCTTGTCGGGCAGATGTTAGCGAAAATGGAGGCGGGCTATGAGATGAGCCGCTTACTCGTGTACCGTGTAGGTGAGCTGAAAAATCAAGGGGTGCGCAATACACGCGAAACGTCACTCGCGAAGTGGCAGGCATGTGACTTTGCCAACAAGGCGGCCGATGATGCACTGCAAATCCACGGGGCGTATGGTTATTCGGATGACTATCCGGTCGCACGCTATTTACGTAACTCGAAGGCACCCGTCATTTATGAAGGCACCCGTGAAATTCATACAATCATGCAGGCGGATTATGTCTTAGGAAAGCGCAAGGATAAAAAATTGCGTTGCATGCTACCGAGCTGGCCATTTGAATAAGCATTTCATGTAACGAGAGGAAATCTAGTCCTCTCGTTTTTCGATTTCAAAAAATATTTAATGTAAAATTAAAAATATTCTGTAACTTATTTTAGGTTGGCGAGTCTAATTCAGTACAAAAAGGAATTCTAAGGGAGGGAAATGCATGAAGAAGGATAAGATCATTGGCGTTGGTCTGGTGTTATCACTAATTGTAATAGTAGGCGTGTCGTCGCTGTTTTACTGGGCAAAGGATACGGTGTTTGCCAATGGGCTCGTGTTTGAAGGAGAGGGCTATACGATGCAATTCAATCAGGCACTTAAAGCGGACAGTGTGACGAACGGGGCCATTACCGTAACGGATACAGCAGGCAAAGTCGTGCAAGCGAAATTAACATTGGATGCAAAAGTGTTAACGGTTGAAAATTTAAAGGCAGGGCAATACACGCTAACAGTGAAGAAAAACGCGTATGCAAAAGCACCGAAATTAAATCGGGAGCAAAAGATTCCGCTAGAAGTAATTCAAAAAGTAACGGCACTGAAAACAGAAGCCGATTTAAAGGCCTATTTTAAAGCGTATTTAGCAATAGAAAACACGCGCTTTAATAATGCT
The sequence above is a segment of the Solibacillus sp. FSL H8-0523 genome. Coding sequences within it:
- a CDS encoding aldehyde dehydrogenase family protein, whose amino-acid sequence is MELVNFIGGQWIESKNLQMMPVMNPANGEQLGMVPLSTKEQVDLAVQHAKQAQKQWSLIPAPKRAEYLYEIAFKLKEKKEHLAQTLTKEMGKVIEEARGEVQEGIDMALYMAAEGRRLFGETVPSELPNKFAMSVRAPIGVAGLITPWNFPIAIATWKAFPALVAGNTVVWKPSNETPFMAYELAKICEEVGLPAGVLNVVFGTGPTVGTAMIEHPDIRVISFTGSTETGSKVAELGGKHLKKISLEMGGKNAVIVMDDADLDLALEGILWSAFGTAGQRCTACSRVIVHKDVKAELESRLVEAAKSLTIGDGLDPATKVGPVINKAALEKINHYVQIGKQQGATLLTGGDILAEGALANGYYFAPTIFTNVEADSILAQEEIFGPVISIIEVDSLEQAIDVNNGVKFGLSSSIFSQDVNTIFKAQQLLDTGIVYVNAGTTGAEIHLPFGGTKGTGNGHRDSGQAALDVYTEWKSIYVDYSGKLQRAQIDNA
- a CDS encoding saccharopine dehydrogenase C-terminal domain-containing protein — its product is MKVVVLGAGLMGKEVARDLVMSEKVEHVFLADISIEKTQEFVDTLGSRKIEVVQMDAENDTDLREVIARGDVVVNALFYAFNEKVARAAIEVGVHAVDLGGHIGGITEAVFQLHDLAQANGVTIVPDLGVAPGMINILAGYGATKLDTVESIKLYVGGIPTEPTPPLHYTRVFSLDGMFDHYTEPSKMIQKGVLSEVESLTGIEPIYFEEFGVLEAFYTSGGISTLYKTFPNVKTLEYKTIRYKGHAEKFQLLAELGFLDKTNTVEVGGHEVNVREVTREALKKKLDLGKKVDAVLLRSIIAGEKSEEQITYEYEMVVRKDVEKDVTAMARATANTISVVAQMIGNGLITERGVFAPEAVVPGSEFIQEMAKRGVDIKETLHRSSIIVKW
- a CDS encoding acyl-CoA dehydrogenase family protein encodes the protein MNFEFTEEQVLLRKTVRQFVDAEIIPHIAQWDATGGFDQGIWQRLAELGLMGVCVPENYGGAGMDYNSLAIVCEELERGDTAFRTAVSVHIGLNSMTLMQWGSEAQKQKYLTPQAKGEKIGAFGLTEPGAGSDVAAMSSYATRDGDYYILNGQKTWISLCDVADHFIVFAYTDKEKLHHGISAFIVEREWAGFSSKAIKGKYGIRAGNTGELFFEDVKIPAENLLGEEGEGFKIAMSALDNGRFTVAAGAVGLMQACIESSVKYCHERATFGKPIGEHQLVGQMLAKMEAGYEMSRLLVYRVGELKNQGVRNTRETSLAKWQACDFANKAADDALQIHGAYGYSDDYPVARYLRNSKAPVIYEGTREIHTIMQADYVLGKRKDKKLRCMLPSWPFE